Proteins from a genomic interval of Pseudomonas anuradhapurensis:
- a CDS encoding fimbria/pilus outer membrane usher protein has product MGQPLRFNLRCRSTAGVLLGLLATPASAVEFDAGLLRQGTSADLRRYEQDTTVPEGRYSLDVMLNQQWLGRHHVLLRAPGPSGQATPCYSETLLQKLGVDLRRLGRESTDLLAQDEACAGLGSIVAESRETLDFANLRLDLSIPQQALQRLPGGYLPAENWDSGITAGFFDYRLNLYEQHDLEQGNATRQAYLGVRSGFNSGRWYWRHEGSWQASSGIASRYQTTATSVQRDIPAWAAQLTIGDSYSGSEVFEGTAMRGMLLGSDQRMLPEQQRGFAPVVRGVANSVALISIRQRGVLIHESTVAPGPFEIDNLHANDLNDDLEVTLREADGSVRTFIQPYAAAPLALRPGARRFELASGVWRQAYGRSGPGFVQGSWQQGLDNHLSVHGGTWLAEDYLASAMGVALNTGLGGLGLTGYHASAEPAGHRRVRGQAWRLSWRQRMSATDTDLSATLIRSEGPGYYSFNDYARAMEGARIDPLRWQAGLGVDQPVGARGGRFTLRASLRQRWASRGRSESYSVGYNNHIGTLSYGISLSREQAVTGHAVDALMFNASLPLGERRRSSLSTALNSDSRSQGSASVRWQGVSGEHGQWGHGLALVRQEGERADSGFDATLQHRGASGDIQGALSSRRGYRQATLGAQGAVVAHAGGLITAPPLGESFAIVHAPGADAARLRQHPQVSLDRRGYAVMPALVPYQVNTVELEPKGMSRDTELQLTAQSVVPRAGAASLLRYPTRSGRQFTLRARFEDGSALPFGALVFAGQATEQDELGMVGQGSRLHVRTDRDAGTLLVKWGDAPDEQCSLAYQLADSQPQRVHICRRGEA; this is encoded by the coding sequence ATGGGTCAGCCATTGCGATTCAATCTTCGTTGTCGTTCTACCGCGGGTGTGTTGCTGGGCTTGCTCGCAACCCCGGCAAGCGCCGTCGAGTTCGATGCCGGATTGCTCCGCCAGGGAACCTCAGCCGACCTGCGCCGCTACGAGCAAGACACGACAGTGCCAGAGGGCCGGTACTCTCTCGATGTGATGCTGAATCAGCAGTGGCTCGGGCGCCATCATGTGCTTTTGCGGGCGCCGGGGCCAAGTGGTCAGGCGACACCTTGCTACAGCGAAACCTTGCTACAGAAGCTGGGCGTGGACCTGCGCCGCCTTGGCCGTGAGAGCACCGACCTACTCGCCCAGGATGAAGCCTGCGCAGGGCTGGGCAGCATCGTTGCAGAGTCCCGTGAAACGCTGGATTTCGCCAACTTGAGGCTGGACCTGAGTATCCCGCAGCAGGCCTTGCAGCGCCTGCCCGGCGGGTACCTGCCGGCGGAAAACTGGGACAGCGGCATCACTGCCGGCTTTTTCGACTACCGCCTGAACCTGTATGAGCAGCATGATCTTGAACAGGGCAATGCCACGCGCCAGGCCTATCTGGGGGTACGTTCCGGGTTCAACAGCGGCCGCTGGTACTGGCGCCACGAGGGCAGTTGGCAGGCTTCCTCAGGTATCGCCTCGCGTTATCAAACCACGGCCACATCGGTGCAGCGGGATATTCCCGCCTGGGCTGCGCAGTTGACCATCGGCGACAGCTATAGCGGCTCGGAGGTATTCGAGGGCACCGCCATGCGCGGCATGCTGCTGGGCAGCGACCAGCGCATGTTGCCGGAGCAGCAACGTGGCTTTGCCCCCGTGGTGAGAGGCGTCGCCAACAGCGTCGCGTTGATCAGCATTCGCCAGCGCGGTGTGCTGATCCATGAATCCACCGTCGCGCCGGGGCCGTTCGAAATCGACAACCTGCACGCCAATGACTTGAACGATGACCTGGAGGTGACGCTGCGCGAGGCCGATGGCAGCGTACGCACTTTCATCCAGCCCTATGCGGCTGCGCCACTGGCACTGCGCCCTGGCGCAAGGCGGTTTGAACTGGCCAGTGGCGTCTGGCGCCAAGCGTATGGGCGCTCGGGCCCAGGCTTTGTGCAAGGCAGTTGGCAGCAAGGCCTGGACAATCATTTGAGCGTACACGGCGGTACCTGGTTGGCCGAGGATTACCTGGCCAGTGCGATGGGGGTTGCCCTGAACACCGGGCTGGGGGGCCTGGGCCTGACCGGATATCACGCCAGCGCCGAGCCTGCCGGCCATCGCCGGGTGCGTGGCCAGGCCTGGCGCTTGAGCTGGCGTCAGCGCATGAGCGCTACCGATACCGACCTTAGCGCGACGCTGATCCGCAGCGAGGGGCCAGGCTATTACAGCTTCAACGACTACGCCCGCGCGATGGAGGGTGCGCGGATCGACCCGCTACGTTGGCAGGCCGGCCTGGGGGTGGATCAGCCCGTAGGGGCGCGCGGCGGTCGTTTCACGTTGCGCGCCAGCCTGCGACAGCGTTGGGCCAGCAGAGGCCGTAGCGAAAGCTACAGCGTTGGCTACAACAACCACATCGGGACGCTCAGCTATGGCATCAGCCTGAGTCGTGAGCAGGCTGTAACCGGCCATGCCGTCGACGCCCTCATGTTCAATGCCAGCCTGCCGCTTGGCGAGCGCCGCCGGTCCTCGCTCAGTACGGCGTTGAACAGCGACTCTCGCAGCCAGGGCAGCGCCAGCGTTCGTTGGCAAGGCGTGTCCGGTGAACATGGCCAATGGGGCCATGGGCTGGCGCTGGTGCGCCAGGAAGGCGAGCGGGCCGACAGTGGCTTCGACGCCACCCTGCAGCACCGTGGGGCGAGTGGCGATATCCAGGGGGCGTTGTCGAGCCGGCGTGGCTATCGCCAGGCAACGCTGGGGGCGCAAGGCGCCGTGGTCGCCCATGCCGGTGGCCTGATCACCGCACCGCCGCTGGGCGAGAGCTTTGCCATCGTGCATGCTCCCGGCGCCGATGCTGCGCGCCTGCGCCAGCACCCGCAGGTCAGCCTCGACCGGCGCGGTTACGCAGTCATGCCGGCGCTGGTGCCTTACCAGGTCAATACGGTCGAACTCGAACCCAAAGGCATGTCCCGCGATACCGAGTTGCAGCTGACCGCTCAATCGGTGGTGCCACGCGCCGGTGCTGCCTCGTTGCTGCGTTACCCGACGCGCAGCGGTCGCCAGTTCACCCTGCGGGCGCGTTTCGAGGATGGCAGTGCGCTGCCGTTCGGCGCGCTGGTGTTTGCCGGGCAGGCCACCGAGCAGGATGAGTTGGGCATGGTCGGGCAGGGGAGCCGCCTGCATGTGCGCACCGACAGGGATGCCGGCACGCTACTGGTCAAGTGGGGGGACGCACCGGATGAGCAATGCTCATTGGCCTACCAGCTGGCCGACAGTCAGCCGCAGCGGGTGCACATTTGCAGGCGCGGGGAGGCTTAG
- a CDS encoding molecular chaperone: MRFFSNAVRCGWLLAVCLVSPPLAANVVIANTRVVFPADQSEVTVKLSNVGSTPSLVQAWVDDGRPQARVQDLQVPFDVMPAMFRLDAGKGQSLRLFHGGEAMPADRESLYWLNVLDVPPKGSGNALQVALRSRIKLLYRPAGLPGKAVDAHRRVTWQLLREGQQWVLTASNGSPYVVNLARVTVEQARQSPLQLGPNHVLPFASTRFSLERLAGESTVRLHYAFIDDYGAVRDAPQAVTVHLAN; encoded by the coding sequence ATGCGTTTCTTCTCCAACGCCGTGCGGTGCGGCTGGTTGCTGGCCGTCTGCCTGGTATCGCCGCCGCTTGCCGCCAATGTGGTCATCGCCAACACGCGGGTTGTGTTTCCTGCCGATCAGTCCGAAGTCACGGTCAAACTGAGCAATGTCGGCAGCACGCCCTCGCTCGTTCAGGCCTGGGTCGACGATGGTCGGCCCCAGGCCCGGGTGCAGGACCTGCAGGTGCCGTTCGACGTGATGCCCGCCATGTTTCGCCTCGATGCAGGCAAAGGCCAGAGCCTGCGGCTGTTTCATGGCGGAGAGGCAATGCCCGCCGACCGCGAGAGCCTGTATTGGCTGAATGTGCTGGACGTGCCCCCCAAGGGTTCGGGTAATGCCCTGCAGGTGGCGCTGCGCTCACGCATCAAATTGCTGTATCGGCCGGCAGGGCTGCCGGGGAAGGCCGTTGATGCCCACCGCCGAGTCACCTGGCAGTTGCTGCGTGAAGGCCAGCAATGGGTGCTGACGGCCAGCAATGGCAGCCCTTATGTGGTCAACCTGGCCAGGGTGACCGTGGAGCAGGCCCGCCAGTCTCCACTGCAGCTGGGCCCCAACCACGTGCTGCCGTTTGCCAGTACCCGTTTCAGCCTCGAGCGCCTGGCCGGGGAGTCAACCGTTCGACTGCACTACGCCTTCATCGATGACTACGGGGCGGTGCGTGACGCACCGCAAGCGGTGACCGTGCACTTGGCAAATTGA
- a CDS encoding fimbrial protein: MLFLCAQAAQADYGQISLDGLVEAPTCQINGGNGNLPVSLPAVNAALLASPGQTAGNTPFQLNLSNCSPGVTQVSTYFESGPTISPEGRLIVDAGGSENVQVELLNDKQAPMNLAAPKGSQNSQVVPIVSGNATLRYTARYYSTGGTTPGLVATRVQYSLDYP, encoded by the coding sequence ATGCTGTTCTTGTGTGCGCAGGCAGCACAGGCCGATTATGGCCAGATCAGCCTGGACGGCCTGGTAGAGGCGCCAACCTGCCAAATCAATGGTGGTAACGGCAACCTGCCGGTGTCGTTGCCAGCGGTGAACGCGGCACTGCTTGCCAGCCCCGGTCAAACCGCCGGAAATACGCCCTTCCAGCTGAATCTCAGCAATTGCTCCCCGGGTGTTACCCAAGTGTCGACCTATTTCGAATCTGGCCCGACCATCAGCCCGGAGGGGCGCCTGATCGTTGATGCAGGCGGTAGCGAGAATGTCCAGGTGGAGCTGCTCAACGATAAGCAGGCACCAATGAACCTGGCGGCGCCAAAGGGCTCGCAGAATTCGCAGGTGGTACCGATCGTCAGCGGTAATGCGACATTGCGTTACACCGCACGCTACTACTCCACCGGTGGCACCACGCCTGGCCTGGTGGCAACCCGCGTGCAGTACTCGCTGGACTACCCATGA